AGCTATTGGTGTAATTAATGCAACATTTTTGCATCCATgacaaaatcttttttttttaagtaacgtGAACATCTAACATCCATGGTGTACTCTTCGGGCCGGTTTCCCGGAATGGTTTAGTCTGTTCCCGGGAAACCAGACCTTCATGACAAAAGATTTATTTAATAACTCAACAACTACTAAATCATTTCCCGAATCAGGACTGAATAAGCGGGTCACTTAAGAATGACATAAGGTATACTATAAGTGAAATTGTTTTCTGTTGCCTATTCTCAAAGAGACCAGCAGGCTTTCTCTACCTGATGAGAGGTCTAGAAAgaagcccactgggcacacaatggttgaatcaactttgtgtccacgtggaatagatgttgaattgacatctgtgcccagtgggaggtaAATGTCTGCTCATTGTTTGCTGCTCGCAAATGTGGTATTTGGCAAAGCTTTTAGTGAAGCAATAATAATGTCCCAAACATGGCTTTTTTACCACTAAAAGCTTTCATAAAGACCACTTTTGCGATCAGCAAACAACGTGTGAACATTTACTCCCATATCTTTTGTTCACCTCCTGTGCTATGATCGGTTAGTACTTAACGCCTTTCCTTTCAACACAAGGACACTCACCTCCTATTGGAGGGCTGAGCAGGTAAGGAATGGCATGTAGGAAGTACACAATCCCCAGAGCGGAGGAGAGGTTAGTTGTCCCCACAATGTCTGAGGTCACCACAGGTATGAGGGCCACGTAGGCGCCATCGAAGTACCCATAAAGCACAGAGAAAGGCACCAGCAGGGCGAACGTCCGCAGGAGAGGGATGAAGAGGCAGCAAAGTCCCTCCATGCCCACTGCGATCATGTAGCACACATTACGATACTTCTTCAGGCACCTGGGGGGGAAGAAGAATAGGGCATACAATCAGTCTAAAAACACATCCTACTGGGCAcaatggttgaatcaacgttgtttccacgtcatttcaatgaaattacattgaaccaacgtgcACTAGACGTTGacttgacgtctgtgcccagtgggatatttCCCATATTGACCATCTGAATGATCTGCGGCTCAACTGTTCATGTCCTTACAGAAAAACCGCATGATTTCAGGTGGAAAATCACGTTATCACATGTTGCTTCACATAAGATCAGATGTGATCACatgaaaacatgtgtttttggaacaatTCACGTgatcatgtgaaattcatgtgaCTTCTAAGACGAAACCAGCTGTTTTCACCTTCAAGATAAAATTGGGTAACAGCTCCATTTCttagagcagggctctccaaccctgttcctggagagctacattcctgtaggttttcaatctAACTCCAGTTGTAACTAACTTGATTTAACTTCAATCAGCTAATCATTAGAATCAGGTGCACTAGATCAGCGTTGGAGCGAAAACCGACAGGATGGTACATTAGgtttccaggaacagggttggagatccCTGCTTAAAGGTGCGACTACAAAAACTAGGTGACAGTTCAGTAAAAGGTGACACTGAAAAAACCAAGTGAAAACTGAATAAGAAAAGGCTGGATCCATATTTATGTTAAAGCATAGCTTCTGATTTCATACAGACTCCAAGTGGAATGTTGCAGAGGAAGACCTACAGAAAGACACAACTCAACAAATACAGGTATGTTTTGGACCTGTCTTCCAGTCCAAATAAAGGATTGCCGGCCTATCAAAGAGCAAGGCGGGACAGAGGCACCCTTCATGGAATTAAAATACCTTTGTTGTGGTGGCATGTTCAATGGAACAAAATCTTAACTCAGGCCTACCTCCTGTCTACGAGCCAGCCGAAGGTGATGTTCCCCACGATGTCTATGACCCCCAGGATAGACATGAGGAAGGCAGCCTGGTGGTGGCTTACGCCCACATCCAGTGCGTAGGGCACAAGGTAGACGAACGGCAGGCTGCAGCCGCTGGCTAGGAACAAGAAGCTCACCGCGAGCATCAGGAAGTCAGGCATCAGCAGGAAGCGGTACTCCTGCATAGACTTGAAGCAGCGGCTGTCTTTGCTGTTGTTAATCGCCAGAGGTTCCTCTAACGTGCTCACCACCTGAGCTTTGACCCTATATCCACAGTCGGTATCCAACGGGACCGGACCATGggcctcctcttcttctttcaaagTGATAGGGCGCAGTAAggccccacagacacacagattggAGACAACGCCGCCCAGGATGAGTAGGGCCCCGCGCCAGGAGTAGTGCTCTATGAGCAGCTGGACCACAGGGGCCAGGATGAAGGTCCCGATGCCACTGCCTGACATGGCGATCCCGTACGCCAGGGCTTTCCTCTCACAGAAATATGACCCCACCATGGCAATGGCAGGGGTGTAACAGAGAGAAAACCCAATACCTGCCAATCAAAAGAGGAAAAGGTTGTTTTTGGTATGCCATGATCCATACTAGGGCATGTTTTTGGTACAGTATGTCTACCCAGTATCCCTGAATTATATGACGTGTGATTTATAGAGGTTCCTAATGATACTGCAGTTGCCCTTTTAGGTGCCTGTCTGAGTGGGTCAGGAGGATGTCAGGGAGGACCCACCTGTGAGGACCCCCAGGGTGAGGTACAGGTACTCCAGGCTGGTAGCGAAAGAGCTGAGGACCAGGCCGATGGAGGACAGGAAGCCCCCAAGGATCACAGCGATGCGGCACGAGAGACGGTTCCCAATGAAGCTGCCTAGAGGAGCTTCAATCACAACACAGTACACATGTTAGTATGGGACTGTGCAGGCACGTAGCTTGagctggggggtggggggtggggggtataTATCATGATGAGTTTTATTGATTGGGTAAAAATCCCCACTGTAAAGCTTTATGTGACTCAGTTCCTCATTTTATGATTGGATCCCCTCGCCGCCAAATACGCTTTGGTTGCACCCGGTCTCCAGAGGCAGCAACCCGTTCACAGTAAAGGGAAAAAGAGCTGAGCACGGCTTGTAAGGATAAAGGAGAAATGCaatattttttctctctttcccttttcaTCGGTCTGCAAGTATTGCTTTAGTCTGCATTAACAGTTCAGCAGCACgcactacccctctctctctctttctggtgtTTGCTGAGGTAAGGTAGCTACATGTTTTGAAAGATTAAAACGAGTAAAAGTTGTTTTAATACTGATGCATGCAATGTTAGGTTGGCTATTTTTGctaggctaacattagctagctacctaagctTGCACCAAAAGCACAGTATGTGGATCTTTTCCTTTTGAATTGCAGTTTTAGATGAGCAGCACTTAGTGAGTCAGTCAGTGTTCACTCTACAAAAAATGTAGCTATTGCCCGTAATGGAGGTGCCAACATCAAAGAGGAGAAAAGTACAGAGCATAAGATATTTTTGGGGAGTGCAGAGTACtgtaaatcaaaatcaaatcaaattatatttgtcacatgcttcataaacaacaggtttgGACTCATAATTAAATTTTTACAT
The nucleotide sequence above comes from Salvelinus namaycush isolate Seneca chromosome 35, SaNama_1.0, whole genome shotgun sequence. Encoded proteins:
- the LOC120029672 gene encoding monocarboxylate transporter 12-B-like: MAQGKKRPAVPPPDGGWGWVIVAGCFMVTVCTRAVTRCISIFFVEFQMHFGGDYSGTAWIHSLVDCTTMLCAPLGSFIGNRLSCRIAVILGGFLSSIGLVLSSFATSLEYLYLTLGVLTGIGFSLCYTPAIAMVGSYFCERKALAYGIAMSGSGIGTFILAPVVQLLIEHYSWRGALLILGGVVSNLCVCGALLRPITLKEEEEAHGPVPLDTDCGYRVKAQVVSTLEEPLAINNSKDSRCFKSMQEYRFLLMPDFLMLAVSFLFLASGCSLPFVYLVPYALDVGVSHHQAAFLMSILGVIDIVGNITFGWLVDRRCLKKYRNVCYMIAVGMEGLCCLFIPLLRTFALLVPFSVLYGYFDGAYVALIPVVTSDIVGTTNLSSALGIVYFLHAIPYLLSPPIGGWLVDTTGTYTATFFLSGFALISSSLVISTVTGIRHCRRTQKHRKNSKDTDPKQDPCQGSRSEFYIASSKDVNPSINTANS